In Pseudosulfitobacter pseudonitzschiae, the sequence ACAACGTCGGCACCGGCTGCCGACCAATCGGGCGCACTGATGAGCGCCGTCGCACCCGAAGCAGGCAGCGAAGCGCAGTTGGCTTTGATACTTTCTTCCCTTTCCGATGACAAAGCTGAAGACGTCGTGCAGATCAACCTGCGCGGCAAGACGGCCTTTGGCGACTATATGGTCGTATGTTCGGGCAGGTCATCGCGTCAGGTTGCTGCCATTGCTGAAAAGCTGGTGCAACGTCTGAAAGAAGCATTTGGTCGCCCCGCGCGGATCGAGGGCAAGGACACAGGTGACTGGGTTCTGGTCGATACAGGTGACGTTATCGTTCACGTGTTCCGGCCCGAAGTGCGCGAGTTCTACCAGCTTGAAAAGATGTGGCAGGGCACAGGCGAAACCACCGCCGCCAGCTGACGCATCTATGAAGGTTCATATCATTGCCGTGGGGCGCCTGCGTGGCGGCCCCGAGGCTGATCTTATTTCCGACTATCTGACACGTTTCGACCGTACCGGACGGGCTATGAGCCTTGGTCCGGCGCAGGTCGTTGAAGTGGACGACCGCAAAGGGGGCGGCATGGCCGCCGAGGCCGAGCTGTTGCGCCGCGCGGTGCCCAAAGGTGCGCTGCTGGTGGTGATGGACGAACGCGGACGGGTGGAAACGTCGCCCAGATTTGCCAAGCGTCTGGCCGGTTGGCGCGACGACGGGCGCTCTGATCTTGCGCTGGTGATTGGCGGGGCCGACGGTATTGATCCGTCACTGCGCGCCGAGGCGGACTTTGCGCTGTCGTTCGGGGCGATGGTTTGGCCGCACATGCTGGTGCGGGTGATGCTGGCCGAGCAGTTGTACCGCGCGGCGTCTATTCTGTCGGGTGCGCCCTATCATCGGGACTAAAGCTGGCGCATGTCTTTTTATTTAGCCTTGCCCATCAGGATGCGCCGTGAATGGGACGCAAACTCGCGGCGCCAGATGATGGCAAGGGTGAACGCTGTCGCAATCATCAGCGGAATGGGGCCAAGCAGCCACGCGGCCATTGCAACGCCGAAATAGACCGCGCGCAAACCGCGGTTAAAACTGCGGGCTGCCGTGATGTTGATTTCGGCGGACTGGTTGGCGCGCGGCAGGGCAATAGGGTCTTCGGGGTCGTTGGGCACCGAGGCCATAACAACGGCGGCGTAGCCGAACAGCCGATTGGACCAGACAAACTTCAAAAAGGCGTTGGTCAGAAAAAGGCTGATGATCAGCAGCTTTGCTTCCCAGACAAAGATCGGTTCCGACACCATGACCAGATCGTTCGCGATGTCCGTGATGTGCTCGGCATTGCCGAGCATCGCCAGCGTGCCACCGATGGCAATGGCGACGGTGGACGCAAAGAAGGCAGTGCTCTGGCGCAGACTGGCAAGAATCTGGGCATCAAAGATACGCGGGGAGCGGTTGATCATCTGGACCATCCACTCGCGCCGGTATCCAGACATGATCCGCGCCGTCGAGGGATATTTGAGCGTTGTGCTTTCGACGCACCAGCCGATCAGCAACCAAGCGGTGATCAGCAGGCCCAGAGCCACGTAATCCAATGTATCAAACAGGGTAAGGCGATGGGTCCATGTCATGCTAGAGTGATAGGGTGTTGCCCTGCCCCTTGTCACGCTGTCAAATTGGTAATATTATTTTACCAATAGGAGGAGATGCCATGGAAATGCCGATCCCGAATCCAGATGTGCTGGTGCGCAAGGGCCATGTGGTTGAGCGTTTGTTGCAGGTTCTGCCTGCTGACGCCGTGATCAGTGATGTGGCCGAAACACGCGCCTACGAGTGTGACGCGCTGACCGCCTATAAATGCGCACCGATGGTTGCGGTCTTGCCCGCGACGACCCAAGAGGTCTCGGATGTGCTGCGTATCTGTCACGAAGAGGGCGTGCCGGTGGTGCCGCGCGGCTCTGGCACATCGCTGGCCGGTGGGGCATTGCCCACGGCTGATTGTGTGATTCTGGGTGTCGCGCGAATGAATGATGTGATCGAAACGGATTATGCCAACCGGATCATCCGTGTGCAGACAGGGCGGACCAACCTGAGCGTCACGGGCGCTGTCGAGGAAGACGGGTTTTTCTATGCACCTGATCCCTCGAGCCAACTGGCCTGTGCTATCGCGGGCAATATCGCGATGAACAGCGGCGGGGCGCATTGCCTGAAGTATGGGGTGACGACGAACAACCTGATGGGCGTCACGCTGGTGCAGATGGACGGCACCGTGGTCGAGATCGGCGGCGCATATCTGGACGCAGGCGGGCTGGACCTGCTGGGTGTCATCTGTGGGTCCGAGGGCCAGTTGGGCGTGGTGACCGAGGCGACCTTGCGCATCCTGCACAAGCCCGAAGGCGCGCGGCCCGTGCTGATGGGCTTTGACGACAACGAAGTGGCCGGCGCCTGCGTTTCCGACATCATCAAGGCAGGCGTTCTGCCCGTGGCGATCGAGTTCATGGACCGGCCTTGTATCGAGGCAACAGAGGCCTTTGCCGGTGCCGGTTACCCCGACTGCGAGGCGCTGTTGATCGTCGAGGTGGAAGGGTCGGAAGCCGAAATCGACGACCAACTGGGGCGGAT encodes:
- a CDS encoding FAD-linked oxidase C-terminal domain-containing protein; its protein translation is MEMPIPNPDVLVRKGHVVERLLQVLPADAVISDVAETRAYECDALTAYKCAPMVAVLPATTQEVSDVLRICHEEGVPVVPRGSGTSLAGGALPTADCVILGVARMNDVIETDYANRIIRVQTGRTNLSVTGAVEEDGFFYAPDPSSQLACAIAGNIAMNSGGAHCLKYGVTTNNLMGVTLVQMDGTVVEIGGAYLDAGGLDLLGVICGSEGQLGVVTEATLRILHKPEGARPVLMGFDDNEVAGACVSDIIKAGVLPVAIEFMDRPCIEATEAFAGAGYPDCEALLIVEVEGSEAEIDDQLGRIMEIARRHNPVELRESKSPEESARIWLGRKSAFGAMGQINDYMCLDGTIPVSSLPFVLRRIGEMSVEYGLRVGNVFHAGDGNMHPLILFDANKPGDLELCEAFGAEVLKLCVEAGGCLTGEHGVGIEKRDLMHVQYTMDDLEAQMAVKDVFDPQWLLNPAKVFPLDASDARRTVAIAAQ
- the rsfS gene encoding ribosome silencing factor, yielding MSAVAPEAGSEAQLALILSSLSDDKAEDVVQINLRGKTAFGDYMVVCSGRSSRQVAAIAEKLVQRLKEAFGRPARIEGKDTGDWVLVDTGDVIVHVFRPEVREFYQLEKMWQGTGETTAAS
- the rlmH gene encoding 23S rRNA (pseudouridine(1915)-N(3))-methyltransferase RlmH, producing MKVHIIAVGRLRGGPEADLISDYLTRFDRTGRAMSLGPAQVVEVDDRKGGGMAAEAELLRRAVPKGALLVVMDERGRVETSPRFAKRLAGWRDDGRSDLALVIGGADGIDPSLRAEADFALSFGAMVWPHMLVRVMLAEQLYRAASILSGAPYHRD
- a CDS encoding DUF599 domain-containing protein, with the protein product MTWTHRLTLFDTLDYVALGLLITAWLLIGWCVESTTLKYPSTARIMSGYRREWMVQMINRSPRIFDAQILASLRQSTAFFASTVAIAIGGTLAMLGNAEHITDIANDLVMVSEPIFVWEAKLLIISLFLTNAFLKFVWSNRLFGYAAVVMASVPNDPEDPIALPRANQSAEINITAARSFNRGLRAVYFGVAMAAWLLGPIPLMIATAFTLAIIWRREFASHSRRILMGKAK